In one Maniola hyperantus chromosome 6, iAphHyp1.2, whole genome shotgun sequence genomic region, the following are encoded:
- the LOC138402427 gene encoding vesicle-associated membrane protein 7-like produces the protein MPILFSAVAFQKTVLNKYATCDGNFIEILEEVLKKIINCNHKMTYSHGKYLLHYVIESEYFFFCVTDRLCQRSRAFLFLNEIKRRFENNKADFTSTLAEQMYCYNEDSSQIIIRNGELDEVNKIGVDSSDRILGEKLLMVTNSNNLSYSTVSYIEARPKQVIISYKKSKRNIFVIASLMIIALSLSFVFGPLSIAFITVVFIFLYIVR, from the exons ATGCCGATTCTTTTTAGCGCTGTGGCATTCCAAAAGACAGTTTTGAATAAATATGCAACCTGTGATGGGAACTTTATAGAAATATTGGAGGAAGTgctcaaaaaaattattaattgtaaTCACAAAATGACGTATTCACATGGGAAATACTTATTACACTATGTAATTGAAAgtgaatattttttcttttgtgttACTGACAGG ctTTGTCAACGATCAAGAGCATTTCTTTTTTTGAACGAAATAAAACGACGGTTCGAGAATAACAAGGCCGACTTTACGAGTACTTTGGCAGAACAAATGTATTGCTATAACGAGGATTCCAGCCAAATAATTATAAGGAATGGAGAATTAGATGAAGTTAATAAAATTGGTGTTGATAGCAGCG ACCGCATACTTGGCGAGAAGTTACTTATGGTCACTAATAGCAACAATTTAAGTTACTCA aCTGTATCCTACATAGAAGCGAGACCCAAGCAAGTTATAATATCATACAAGAAATCGAAAAGAAATATCTTCGTAATTGCGTCCCTCATGATAATAGCATTATCATTGAGTTTTGTATTTGGCCCACTGTCTATTGCTTTTATAACCGTTGTTTTTATATTCCTTTACATAGTAaggtaa